The proteins below come from a single Eucalyptus grandis isolate ANBG69807.140 chromosome 3, ASM1654582v1, whole genome shotgun sequence genomic window:
- the LOC120291780 gene encoding disease resistance protein RUN1-like: MERKGSSSPETGSTSHGSSGAEFDVFLSFRGPDTHANFTDSLHHALLDEGIRVFIDKKRIDVGEEIGPEIFQAISDLKICIPIFSRGYASGIWCLHEPGHMMERRKTNDLKPWAEVLKEVARVEGWDTKNQGHEELAQLIARNVLVKLKGSYVHISDDLVGIDKSVHEVVDLLNVKSEDIRFIEICRIGGIGKTTLAKVVYHKLSTNIDSCGFISNIREASKGSCLSNLKRHLVFDILGNIGVELSSIDHGINMMKDRFNGKKVLIFLDDVDHRSQFMALAAKAEWFGLGSRIVVTTRDRSVLSGFQDQFEHCLIYEAKELNNLEALQLFSKHAFRSNSPPNALFSLSEEVTVRM, from the exons atggaaagaaaagggagCTCTTCTCCGGAAACTGGATCCACAAGCCATGGCTCATCAGGAGCTGAGTTtgatgtgttcttgagttttcgaGGACCGGATACTCATGCAAACTTCACAGATTCCCTCCATCATGCCTTGCTAGATGAGGGTATTCGTGTTTTCATAGACAAGAAGCGAATCGACGTTGGTGAAGAGATTGGCCCAGAGATTTTCCAGGCCATCAGTGACTTGAAAATCTGTATTCCCATCTTCTCTAGGGGCTACGCCTCTGGTATATGGTGCTTGCACGAGCCGGGACACATGATGGAGCGGAGGAAAACCAACGATCTAAAG CCCTGGGCAGAAGTGCTCAAGGAGGTTGCTAGAGTCGAGGGATGGGACACAAAGAACCAAGG TCATGAAGAGCTTGCACAGTTGATTGCTCGAAATGTGTTAGTTAAGCTGAAGGGGTCCTATGTTCATATATCTGATGATCTAGTTGGAATAGACAAATCAGTACATGAAGTAGTAGATTTGCTGAATGTCAAATCTGAGGACATAAGGTTCATTGAAATTTGTAGAATCGGTGGAATaggcaagacaactcttgccaaggttGTTTATCACAAACTATCTACTAATATTGATAGTTGCGGTTTCATTTCAAATATCCGAGAAGCATCAAAAGGTTCTTGTTTGTCAAATTTGAAGAGGCACCTAGTCTTTGATATCCTTGGCAACATAGGAGTTGAACTTTCAAGCATTGATCATGGCATAAATATGATGAAAGATAGATTCAACGGAAAGAAAGTTCTTATTTTCCTTGATGATGTAGATCATAGGAGCCAATTCATGGCATTAGCAGCAAAGGCGGAATGGTTTGGTTTGGGAAGTAGAATAGTGGTTACAACAAGAGATAGAAGTGTTTTAAGTGGATTCCAAGATCAATTTGAACATTGTTTGATTTATGAAGCTAAGGAACTCAACAATCTTGAAGCTCTTCAACTTTTTAGCAAGCATGCCTTTAGAAGCAACTCTCCTCCAAATGCATTGTTCAGTCTATCTGAGGAAGTTACTGTAAGGATGTGA
- the LOC104437155 gene encoding disease resistance protein RUN1-like isoform X1, with the protein MKRKRSCSETGSTSNGTSQVQFDVFLSFRGPDTRANFTDYLYHALLDKGIHVFIDKKGIDIGEEIGPEIFQAIDNSKICIPIFSRGYASSSWCLRELEHMVECRKTKELEVMPIFYDVEPSDVKLETKVYRDALTLHEQTRGVEIVQRWAAALKEVTGIKGWDTKNIGQGELTRLTARKVLVKLKVSSVHLSDYLVGIDQSVDEVIDLLSVESKDIRLVGICGIGGIGKTTLTKLIYYKLSINFENCCLLLDIRQASESASFGLLNLQRQLVHDILGDKRIKVSSIDQGKNLIEQRFSRKKVLIFLDDANHRGQLMALAAKKEWFGLGSRILVTT; encoded by the exons atgaaaagaaaaaggagttgTTCAGAAACAGGATCCACTAGCAACGGCACATCTCAAGTCCAGTTcgatgtgttcttgagttttcgaGGACCGGACACTCGTGCTAACTTCACAGATTACCTCTATCATGCCCTGCTAGATAAGGGCATCCATGTTTTCATAGACAAGAAGGGGATTGACATCGGTGAAGAGATCGGCCCTGAGATTTTCCAGGCCATTGATAACTCGAAAATCTGCATTCCCATCTTCTCTAGAGGCTATGCCTCTAGTAGTTGGTGCTTGCGCGAGTTGGAACACATGGTGGAGTGTAGGAAAACCAAGGAACTGGAGGTcatgcccattttctatgaCGTGGAGCCTTCCGATGTGAAGTTGGAAACCAAAGTATATAGAGATGCATTAACCCTGCATGAACAGACACGCGGGGTTGAGATTGTGCAACGCTGGGCAGCGGCGCTCAAGGAGGTTACTGGAATCAAAGGATGGGACACCAAGAACATAGG CCAGGGAGAACTCACACGGCTAACAGCTCGCAAAGTTTTGGTTAAGCTTAAGGTGTCTTCGGTACATCTGTCCGATTATTTGGTCGGGATTGACCAATCAGTGGATGAAGTAATAGATTTGTTGAGTGTTGAATCTAAGGACATAAGGCTTGTTGGAATTTGTGGAATAGGTGGTATAGGCAAAACAACTCTTACCAAGCTTATTTACTACAAATTgtccattaattttgaaaattgttgcCTTCTCCTTGATATTCGACAAGCATCAGAAAGTGCAAGTTTCGGTCTTCTAAATTTGCAAAGGCAACTAGTGCATGATATCCTTGGGGACAAAAGAATCAAGGTTTCTAGCATCGATCAAGGGAAAAATTTGATCGAACAACGATTTAGTAGAAAGAAAGTTCTTATTTTCCTTGATGATGCAAATCATAGGGGCCAACTTATGGCATTAGCAGCAAAGAAAGAATGGTTTGGTTTGGGAAGTAGAATACTTGTTACAACATGA
- the LOC120291779 gene encoding uncharacterized protein LOC120291779 gives MQNPNDSEIQNPDQPRNTSKESFDQSAPTPVTGQLPTPTSWPYAPWVPVQGPWATGPSSGDRPEFNPGGSGMNPYPNFPPGFAPLVLPPFAGRPEPGDALYTSSPDGPAATHHPSTHRTGSLLNMGEGFSAGSGYQGQGWIP, from the coding sequence ATGCAGAACCCCAACGACTCAGAAATCCAAAACCCAGATCAACCCAGAAACACATCAAAGGAATCGTTCGACCAATCTGCACCCACTCCAGTCACCGGACAACTTCCTACTCCAACTTCATGGCCGTATGCACCATGGGTTCCAGTTCAAGGACCATGGGCCACTGGGCCAAGTTCGGGCGATAGACCCGAATTCAATCCGGGTGGGTCGGGAATGAATCCCTACCCGAATTTCCCACCTGGGTTTGCGCCGCTGGTCCTTCCGCCCTTCGCCGGCCGTCCAGAACCCGGAGATGCATTGTACACGTCATCGCCCGACGGCCCGGCTGCGACTCATCACCCTTCAACTCACCGGACCGGATCACTACTCAACATGGGCGAGGGATTTTCGGCGGGCTCTGGTTACCAAGGACAAGGATGGATTCCTTGA